In the genome of Streptomyces sp. P3, the window CCTGGACGACGTGTACTGGACGGAGGCGGGCCGCAAGAGCGTGGAGGCCGTGGTCCTCACGGCGGCGCTGGGCGGACTGCTGCTGGTGGGCTTCTCGCCGTTCGGCGTCGACGGGATGAGCGAGGAGGAGCTCCAGGACCGGGGAAGCGTCCTCGCGACCGTCGGCGCCAACGTCCTCTTCTCGCTGGCCGTGCTGACCAAGGGCAAGGTCAAGACGGCTGTCTTCAGCGTGTTCGTCCCGTTCGTCGGGCTGATCGGCCTGGTCCGGGTGGCCCGGCCGGCCTCCCCCTGGGCCCGGCGGTTCTACCGGCGGCGGCCGCGGGCCCGCGCGAAGGCGATGCTGCGCGCCTACCGTCACGACCGGCGCTGGGCGGGGCCCCGCCGACTGGTGGGGGACTGGCTGGGCGGCAAGACGGACGAGGAACTGGCTCAGTCCGGCGAACGGGAGTGAGAGACCCGGTCCGACGCGGGCGGGTGAGGGGACCGGTCCGGCGAGTGCGGGTGCGGGTGCGGGTGCGGGTGCGGGTGACGGCGTCGGTCCGGGCCGTCCCGCCCGCCGTCCGGCGGCTGCGGGCCCGGCGGCTGCTGCCGGGCCGGGGCCGGTTCCGGGTCCGCGGCCGTTCCGGGCGCCCGGGGCCCCCGGCGCCGCGGCCCGCGGCCCGGGCGCCGCTCCGCTCGGCCCGCCCGCTCCCGTCGGCGCAGACACGCGTACAGGGCCGCTGTGGCCGCGATCGCCGCCAAGTGCTCCTTGCCGGCCAGGTTGTTCTTCAGCAGCACTTCCACGGTCATCGCGACGATCACCGCGGCCGCCGTCGCGTACGCGCGAAAGCGCCAGCCCAAAAACACCGCGAGGCCCACCACCGCGGCCGACGGACCGGTGTCCACCACCAGCGCGTCGGACGCGGGCAGGCCGAACGGGCCGCCCGGACCGAGGGCCAGCCCCACGCGGGCGTACAGGGTGCCGGCGAGCGTGGCGGTGTAGGCGACGACGAGGGTGCGCGGCCGGCCGAGGCAGAGCTCCGCGATCCCGAACACCAGCAGGACCTGCACGAGCGCGCCCCAGACCGGAAGGTCGAGAGCGGGCACGAACAACGACAGCGGGGTGCGCGAGAGGGCGAGCCACAGCGGGTCCTCGGCCCGTACCGCGCCGACGTCCTGTACGGGCCGGTAGCCCCAGGGCTGGTTCTGCACGATCTGCGTCAGGGACGTCAGGCACACGGCCGCCAGCGTCAGCGGCACCGCCCGCCGGCGCCGCCGCGCCAGCGAGCCGCGCACGGCCAGGCACAGCGGCCCCCACTCGGCGCGGGCCCAGCCGGCGAGCCGCTTCACCGCAGGGTCTCCAGACGTCCCCGGCGCGGGCGCCCCGGTAGTCCGGGCGCCTCCAGGAACCCCTCGGCGCGCGCCGACGCCACGGCGATGCGCGGCAGGTCCGCGCTCTTCTCGAAGAGCAGGAAACGCGGCTCCCAGACGGGCCGGTACTTGGCGTTGGCCCGGTAGAGGGACTCGATCTGCCACCAGCGGGAGAAGAAGCACAGCAGCGACCGCCACAGGCGCAGCACCGGCCCGGCGCCCAGACGGGCGCCCCGTTCGAAGACCGAGCGGAACACCGCGAAGTTCAGCGAGACCTGCACGATCCCGCTCTCCCGGGCGCGTCGCAGCAGCTCGATCACCATGAACTCGGTCAGCCCGTTGTCGCCGTGACGGTCGCGCCGCATCAGGTCGAGCGACAGTCCGTGCGGTCCCCACGGCACGAACGAGAGCAGGGCGCGCAGTTCACCGTCGGCATCGGTGCACTCCAGCATCACGCAGCGCCCGTCCCGCGGGTCGCCGAGCCGCCCGAGCGCCATGCTGAACCCGCGCTCGGCGGCCCCGTCGCGCCAGTCGTCGGCCCGCCGCAGCAGGTACGCCATCTCGTCGGCCGGGATGTCCTCGTGGCGTCGTACGCGCACGGTGTACCCGGCCCTGCGCACCCGGTTGCACGCCTGCCGGACCGTCCGCATGGCGCGTCCCTCGAGGGTGAACTCGGCGACGTCGACGACGGCTTCGTCCCCGAGCTCCAGCGCGTCCAGCCCGTGCCGGGCGTACACCGTCCCGGCCTCCTCGCTCGCGCCCGTCACCGCCGGGATCCATCCGTGCGCCCGCGCCTCGGCGAGCCACGGCCCGATCGCCCCCGGCCAGGCCTCCGGGTCGCCGAGCGGATCGCCGGAGGCCAGCGACACCCCGCCGACGACGCGGTAGGCGACGGCGGCCTTCCCGGTCGGCGACCAGCACACGCTCTTCTCCCTGCGCAGCGCGAAGTAGCCGAGCGAGTCCCGCTCGCCGTACCGGTCGAGCAGTTCCCGCAGCCGCTTCTCGTCGTCCTCGGTGAGCGGGTCGACGACCCGCCGGGAGCGGAAGGCGGCGTACAGGACGGCCAGCAGGAGCGCCGTGCTCAGCACGTTGACGGCGACGTCGACCCAGGTGGGTGGCGCGATCCCGGGGACGCGGTGGCCGTCCGCCGTGACGGAGACCAGCCGCAGGGCGCCGTAGCGCCAGCGTTCGAGGAACGTGGAGGGCGCGGACGCCCGGTTGGTGACCGTCACCAGCAGCGCGGCCAGCAGCGAGGCGCCCAGCAGCCCGCCCGCGCCGACGGCCGCGGCGAGCCGCGGGTTGGACCGGTCGCCCTTGGCGTAGAACGCGCGCCGTCCGGCCAGCAGAGCGCCGACGAACGCAGCGGTCAGCACGAGCGAGACCCAGTTCTGGGGGTGGCGCCGGATCTCCGGGAACGCCATCGCCACGGCGAACAGCCCGAGGAAGGCTCCGCTCAGGCCGAGGTTCAGGATCCACGCGGCCCGCTTGCGCCGGCTCATGGTGACGGCGAGGAACGCGGTGAAGAGGCCGGGCGCGAACCCGGCCGTCAGCAGGTACGGGGTGAAGAAGTCCGCCTGGTTGTGCCGCCGTACGTCCTGCCCCAGGGTGACCCACACCGCGCTGAGGAAGTTGACGGACGCGACGACGCGCAGGTACCAGACGGCGAAGGCGGCGGCGCCCCGGGTGTTGCCCATGAGTGGTGATCATATGGGTGCACTTGTGGAAAACCGCTCCTTTGGTGGTGCCTGTCCCCTTTGGTGTTCAGTGGCCTTCTTCCGCCGTTGTCGTCGGTGCTGCGGCCGGTGATGAGGCCGGTGGCGCGGCCGGCTCCGTCGCCGGGTGGGCATCCTCCGTCCCGGCCGCCTCCGCGACCGCTTCGGGCTCGCCCTGCGCGTCCTCCTTCGGCTCCTCCGCGAATTCCTCGGGCTTCTCCGGAAGCTCCGCGGCCAGGGCCGCGGCGGCCCGCACCAGCGGCAGGGCGAGCAGCGCGCCGGCGCCCTCGCCGACCTTCACGCCCTGATCGAGCAGCGGTTCCAGGGCCATCCGGTCGAGCGCCTTGGCCTGCCCCGGTTCGCCGCTGGTGTGCCCGGCCAGCCACCAGTCCGGCGCCCGGAACGCGACCCGCTGCCCGACGAGCGCACAGGCCGCCGCCACGACCCCGTCGAGGACGACCGGCAACTTCCGTACCGCGCACTGGAGCAGAAAGCCCGTCATGGCGGCGAGGTCGGCCCCGCCCACCGTCGCCAGCAGCTGCAACTGGTCGCCGAGCACCGGCCGGGCCCGTCGCAGCGCGTCCCGGACGGCTGCGCACTTGCGCATCCACGCCAGGTCGTCGATCGCCTCCCCGCCGCGCCCGGTCACCACGGACGCGTCGGTCCCGCACAGCGCCGCCACCAGCACGCCCGCGGCCGTCGTCCCGCCGACGCTGACGTCGCCCAGCACGACCAGGTCCGTCCCCGAGTCGGCCTCCTCGTCGGCGACGGCCACGCCCGCCGCGAAGGCCGCCTCGGCCTCCTCCGTCGTCAACGCGTCCTCGATGTCGATGCGGCCGCTGCCGCGCCGCACCCGGTGCCGTACGACGTCCTCCGGGAAGGCGTCCGGATCGCAGTCCAGCGCCATGTCCACGACCCGCACGGGGACGTCGAGGCGGCGGGCGAGCACGGAGACCGGCCGGCCGCCCTCCAGGACCGCCCGCACCAACTCCGCGGCGCTGCCGGCCGGCCGGGCGGAGACGCCGAGCCCGGCCACCCCGTGGTCGCCGGCGAACAGCACCACCCGCGGCCGCACGATCGGCCGCACGGGCGACGAGCCCTGCGCCGCCGCCAGCCACTCACCCAGGTCGTCCAGACGCCCCAGCGATCCGGGCGGCACGATCTGACGTTCCCGGCGGGCCTCCGCGTCGCGGCGCACACCGCCGTCGGGACGCTCGATCAGATCGGTGAAGTCGTCGAGATTAAGCGAGCTCATTCGCCGAACAGTACCGGCACCGGTCGAACGGTTCCGTTCCCCGTCACCACCACGCCCGCACGACGTCATTGCACCCGTGGCCGCTATCCCATACGTTCCGTTTTGCCGCATATTGTCCACGGTTCGTCTCGTCCTTCCGGAGCCGCCCATGCCCGCCAGGCCCGTCCACGAGCCGCGCCGCGACGACTGCCCCTGGTGCGGCTCGGGGAACCTGCGCACCCGGCTGCGCGCACCGGACCTGCGCCACCGCAGGCCGGGCACGTTCGTGGTCGACGAATGCCGGGACTGCCGGCACGCCTTCCAGAACCCTCGCCTGACCGCCGAGGGACTGGAGCTCTACGCCGCGCCGGAGGACCACCGGCGGGTCACCCGCGGACGCCTGCGGGCCACGGCGCGCACCATGCTGCCCTTTCCCGAACCGGAGAGCTGGCTGGACGTCGGGACGGGCGACGCGGCCTTCCCGGAGGCGGCTCGGGAACTGTTCGCCTACACGGCGTTCGACGGGGTGGACCCGGCTCCCGCGGTGCGGTGGGCGCACACGGCCGGACGGCTCGACGAGGCCCACATGGGACGGCTGACGAACCCCGAGACGCTGTCCCGACTGCGCGGCCGCTACGACGTCGTCAGCATGCTCCACCACCTGGAACACACCCCGGAACCGAGGCAGGAGCTCGCCGCGGCGCTGACGGCCCTGCGCCCCGGCGGCCATCTGCTCCTCGAACTCCCGGACCCGGCCAGCGCCTCCGCCACGGTCCTCGGCAGATGGTGGCCCGCCCACGACCAGCCCCGCCACCTCCACCTGATCCCACAGGCCAACCTGCGGGCCGAACTCGAGGCCCGGGGCTGCCGGATCGTCGTGGCGGACGGCAGAGGCGCGCACACGCCGGGCGACCTGGCGGCCGCGGCCTCGCTCTGCCTGCGCCGGACCCGGCTGCGCGGGGCGGCCGGCCCGTTGATCACCCTGGCCGCCGCCCTCGACCACCTCCTGGCCCCGGTCCTGCGCCGCACCCGCTTCTCCAACGCCTACCGGATCGTCGCCCGCAGACCCTGACCGGGCCGTCGGGGGACCGCCCGGCCACGGGCCGCCGGCACGGGCGCCGGCCGACGACCGACCGCACGGACGACCGACCGCACGGCAACGGGTACGCCGGCCCGGCAGCGGGGCGCCAAGACGCCTGGCCCGCTGCTCCGGTGGGCGGTGGCAGTGGGCGGTGGGGGCAGGTGTGCTCGGGCGTCGGAGCGGGCGGAACGGGGGTGGCGGTTCAGCCGCGGAGCACCAGCGCCTGGCCCGCCACCACCAGCACGGCCTGCTCGCACTCCGCCGCGACCGCCGCGTTCAGCCGCCCCAGCTCGTCGCGGTAGCGCCGTCCCGATGCAGTCGCCGGCACGATGCCCGAGCCGACCTCGTTGGACACCAGGACGACGGTCCGCCGGGCCGCGCGCACGGCGTCCGTCAGTTCCCGCACCCGCGCCCGCAACGCCTTCTCGCCGCCGTCCGCCCACACCGCGTCGTCCCAGGCGTCGACCGCGTCCATCACGTCCGTCAGCCACAGTGACAGACAGTCGATCAGCAGCGGCGCCCCGTCCTGCGACAGCAGCGGGACGAGGTCGCAGGTCTCCGTCGTCCGCCAGGAGCCCGGCCGCCGCTCCCGGTGCGCGGACACCCGGGACGCCCACTCGGTGTCGCCGCCCCGCGTCCCGCCGGTGGCCACGTACAGCACGTCCGGGAAGGACTCCAGCCGCCGTTCGGCCTCCACCGACTTGCCCGACCGGGCCCCGCCCAGCACCAGCGTCCGCCGCGGCACGTCGGGCACGTCCTCGTACACCCCCACCGTCAGCGTCGCCCCGTCCGGCACCGCCCGCGCTCCGGCCGCCGCGAGCCGCCGGCCGAGCTCCGCACCCGGCGGCACGTCGTGATCCAGATGGACGGCGACCACGTCCGTCGTCGGTCCCACCGCCCCGACCGCCCGCAGCTTCGCCAGCGCGTCCGGCCGCCCCACCACGTCCAGGAGGACCATGTCGTAGCGCCCGGCGTGCTCCGAACCCTCCTCCAGTCCGGCCGGCGCGCTCCGGGGCGGCAGATACAGCAGCCGCTGCCCGTCGGGTCCGGTCACCGCGTAGCCGGTGCCCGGCGCGTCCGTCGCCACCGCCCGCACCCGGTGCCCCGTCGGCGGCGCCCACTCCCGCCCGTCCGGCACCCGGCCGGGCTGCGGCAGGCCGGCCGGCACCTCCACCGGCGGACCGTCGTGCGGATGCGTCAGCAGCACCTGGCCCACCCCGGCCAGCGAGTGCCCCGCCCGCGCGGCCGCGAAGGCCGCGCCCGGCGTGAGGTCGAGCAGCAGGGCCCCGTCCACGAGCAACGCGGTCGCCGCCCGCGCGTGCGCGCCGAGCGAGGTCGCGCACACGGCGCAGGAGCAGTCGGGGCGGGGCAGTCCCGCGGGGGCGCCGGTACCGAGCAGAGTGACTTCCACGGGCTGATTTTCGCGCGTCCGACATGGTCCCGCGCATCCGGCCCGCGCCGGCCCGGAGCCTACGAGATCCCGCGTCTGCGGCACGGGCCGCCGGACAAGCCCTAGGCTCAGGGCGGAAGCCGGACCTGGATCCGGCTTCCGCTCTGCACGTGGTCACAGCTGGGAGGCGTACATGGCGGCATGGACGTGGCGGTTCGAGAAGGCCGACGGGACGGAGGTCCAACCCGCGGTGCAGCCCGACGAGTTCACCACGCAGGGGGACGCCGAG includes:
- a CDS encoding phosphatidylglycerol lysyltransferase domain-containing protein; amino-acid sequence: MGNTRGAAAFAVWYLRVVASVNFLSAVWVTLGQDVRRHNQADFFTPYLLTAGFAPGLFTAFLAVTMSRRKRAAWILNLGLSGAFLGLFAVAMAFPEIRRHPQNWVSLVLTAAFVGALLAGRRAFYAKGDRSNPRLAAAVGAGGLLGASLLAALLVTVTNRASAPSTFLERWRYGALRLVSVTADGHRVPGIAPPTWVDVAVNVLSTALLLAVLYAAFRSRRVVDPLTEDDEKRLRELLDRYGERDSLGYFALRREKSVCWSPTGKAAVAYRVVGGVSLASGDPLGDPEAWPGAIGPWLAEARAHGWIPAVTGASEEAGTVYARHGLDALELGDEAVVDVAEFTLEGRAMRTVRQACNRVRRAGYTVRVRRHEDIPADEMAYLLRRADDWRDGAAERGFSMALGRLGDPRDGRCVMLECTDADGELRALLSFVPWGPHGLSLDLMRRDRHGDNGLTEFMVIELLRRARESGIVQVSLNFAVFRSVFERGARLGAGPVLRLWRSLLCFFSRWWQIESLYRANAKYRPVWEPRFLLFEKSADLPRIAVASARAEGFLEAPGLPGRPRRGRLETLR
- the cobT gene encoding nicotinate-nucleotide--dimethylbenzimidazole phosphoribosyltransferase — encoded protein: MSSLNLDDFTDLIERPDGGVRRDAEARRERQIVPPGSLGRLDDLGEWLAAAQGSSPVRPIVRPRVVLFAGDHGVAGLGVSARPAGSAAELVRAVLEGGRPVSVLARRLDVPVRVVDMALDCDPDAFPEDVVRHRVRRGSGRIDIEDALTTEEAEAAFAAGVAVADEEADSGTDLVVLGDVSVGGTTAAGVLVAALCGTDASVVTGRGGEAIDDLAWMRKCAAVRDALRRARPVLGDQLQLLATVGGADLAAMTGFLLQCAVRKLPVVLDGVVAAACALVGQRVAFRAPDWWLAGHTSGEPGQAKALDRMALEPLLDQGVKVGEGAGALLALPLVRAAAALAAELPEKPEEFAEEPKEDAQGEPEAVAEAAGTEDAHPATEPAAPPASSPAAAPTTTAEEGH
- a CDS encoding class I SAM-dependent methyltransferase, producing the protein MPARPVHEPRRDDCPWCGSGNLRTRLRAPDLRHRRPGTFVVDECRDCRHAFQNPRLTAEGLELYAAPEDHRRVTRGRLRATARTMLPFPEPESWLDVGTGDAAFPEAARELFAYTAFDGVDPAPAVRWAHTAGRLDEAHMGRLTNPETLSRLRGRYDVVSMLHHLEHTPEPRQELAAALTALRPGGHLLLELPDPASASATVLGRWWPAHDQPRHLHLIPQANLRAELEARGCRIVVADGRGAHTPGDLAAAASLCLRRTRLRGAAGPLITLAAALDHLLAPVLRRTRFSNAYRIVARRP
- a CDS encoding bifunctional adenosylcobinamide kinase/adenosylcobinamide-phosphate guanylyltransferase, producing the protein MEVTLLGTGAPAGLPRPDCSCAVCATSLGAHARAATALLVDGALLLDLTPGAAFAAARAGHSLAGVGQVLLTHPHDGPPVEVPAGLPQPGRVPDGREWAPPTGHRVRAVATDAPGTGYAVTGPDGQRLLYLPPRSAPAGLEEGSEHAGRYDMVLLDVVGRPDALAKLRAVGAVGPTTDVVAVHLDHDVPPGAELGRRLAAAGARAVPDGATLTVGVYEDVPDVPRRTLVLGGARSGKSVEAERRLESFPDVLYVATGGTRGGDTEWASRVSAHRERRPGSWRTTETCDLVPLLSQDGAPLLIDCLSLWLTDVMDAVDAWDDAVWADGGEKALRARVRELTDAVRAARRTVVLVSNEVGSGIVPATASGRRYRDELGRLNAAVAAECEQAVLVVAGQALVLRG